One Obesumbacterium proteus DNA window includes the following coding sequences:
- the pgl gene encoding 6-phosphogluconolactonase — MAQFKEFPSAQALNEQFAEEIAAALSHSISAQGEASLVVSGGRTPLGLFEALTQQAIEWSKVTITLADERWVDANDDSSNEKLVREHLLKGHAATAKFVGLKNSHATPFAGAADTERALQSIARPFDVVILGMGDDGHTASLFPGAENLFPALAMDSGRVCMGMTPLTAPLDRITLTLPALLNSRHIYLHVVGGGKRDVYQRAIQGTDVNEMPIRAVLHQTQTPVDIYWTA, encoded by the coding sequence ATGGCACAGTTTAAGGAATTTCCGAGCGCACAGGCGCTCAACGAACAGTTTGCTGAGGAAATAGCCGCAGCTCTGAGCCACAGCATTAGCGCTCAGGGAGAAGCCAGTCTAGTCGTGTCGGGTGGTCGTACACCGCTAGGACTGTTCGAGGCGTTAACTCAGCAAGCCATTGAGTGGAGCAAGGTCACCATCACCTTAGCGGATGAGCGTTGGGTCGATGCAAATGATGATTCCAGTAACGAAAAGCTGGTTCGAGAACATTTGCTGAAGGGTCACGCCGCAACCGCGAAGTTTGTTGGTTTGAAGAATAGTCATGCCACCCCGTTTGCCGGAGCCGCAGACACCGAACGTGCGTTGCAATCTATTGCTCGTCCGTTTGATGTTGTGATCCTCGGCATGGGTGATGATGGCCATACCGCTTCACTCTTCCCTGGGGCAGAGAATCTGTTCCCAGCTCTCGCGATGGATTCTGGCCGAGTCTGCATGGGGATGACCCCGCTGACCGCGCCACTCGATCGTATCACCCTAACACTTCCGGCTCTGCTCAATAGCCGCCATATCTACCTGCATGTGGTAGGTGGCGGCAAGCGTGATGTTTATCAGCGCGCAATTCAGGGTACGGATGTGAATGAGATGCCGATCCGCGCAGTGTTACATCAAACACAAACGCCGGTCGACATCTACTGGACGGCATGA
- the edd gene encoding phosphogluconate dehydratase — MNPTVSRVTQRIIERSRDSRAAYLAKIEKARSKKVHRSQLACGNLAHGFAACGQDDKASLTSMIKSNIGIVTSYNDMLSAHQPYETYPEQIKAALHSVGAVGQVAAGVPAMCDGVTQGQDGMELSLMSREVIAMSAAVGLSHNMFDGALYLGVCDKIVPGLFMAAMSFGHLPTLFVPAGPMPSGLPNKEKVRVRQLYAEGKLGRDALLEAEAASYHAPGTCTFYGTANSNQMVIEVMGLHLPGSSFVQPDMPLRAALTDAAARQVTRMTETSGNYVPVGRMVDEKVIVNGIIALLATGGSTNHTMHLVAMARAAGIHINWDDFSDLSDVVPLMCRIYPNGPADINHFQAAGGVPVLVKELLKGGLLHEDVETVAGNGLSRYTQEPFLEEGKLVYRPGPEKSHDSNVIASFAAPFESHGGTKVLTGNLGRAVMKTSAVPADNQIIEAPAVVFHSQHDVVPAFEAGKLDKDCVVVVRYQGPRAIGMPELHKLMPPLGVLMDRGLKVALVTDGRLSGASGKVPSAIHVTPEAYSGGLLAKVRDGDMVRVNGKTGELTLLVDEAELASRELVHPDLSELHDGSGREMFAALREQLSGAEEGASCIKFY; from the coding sequence ATGAACCCAACAGTATCCCGAGTTACTCAACGCATTATTGAACGCTCTCGCGACAGTCGTGCGGCCTATTTGGCCAAAATCGAAAAAGCGCGCAGCAAGAAGGTACATCGTTCTCAGTTAGCCTGCGGCAACTTGGCACACGGTTTCGCCGCTTGTGGTCAGGATGATAAAGCGTCTCTGACCAGCATGATCAAGAGCAATATCGGCATCGTGACTTCTTATAACGATATGCTTTCGGCGCACCAACCCTATGAAACCTATCCTGAGCAGATCAAAGCCGCGCTGCATTCGGTTGGTGCAGTAGGGCAAGTCGCCGCTGGTGTACCCGCGATGTGCGATGGTGTAACTCAGGGACAGGACGGCATGGAGCTCTCATTAATGAGTCGCGAAGTGATTGCCATGTCCGCCGCTGTGGGGCTTTCGCACAATATGTTTGACGGCGCGCTGTATCTTGGCGTGTGCGACAAAATTGTGCCGGGTCTGTTTATGGCCGCGATGTCTTTCGGCCATTTACCGACCCTGTTCGTGCCAGCCGGTCCAATGCCGAGCGGTTTGCCTAATAAAGAAAAAGTCCGTGTTCGCCAACTGTACGCGGAAGGCAAACTGGGCCGTGATGCACTGCTTGAAGCTGAAGCCGCGTCTTACCATGCGCCGGGCACCTGTACTTTCTATGGTACGGCGAACTCCAATCAGATGGTGATTGAAGTGATGGGCCTGCATTTACCGGGTTCATCTTTCGTTCAGCCAGATATGCCATTACGTGCAGCATTAACCGATGCGGCAGCGCGTCAGGTGACTCGCATGACGGAGACGAGCGGCAATTATGTGCCGGTGGGCCGCATGGTTGACGAGAAAGTCATCGTGAACGGTATTATCGCTCTGCTGGCAACCGGTGGTTCTACCAACCACACCATGCATTTGGTGGCGATGGCACGTGCTGCGGGCATTCATATTAATTGGGATGATTTCTCTGACCTGTCTGACGTGGTGCCATTGATGTGCCGCATCTATCCAAACGGTCCAGCAGATATCAACCATTTCCAAGCGGCAGGCGGTGTGCCTGTGCTGGTCAAAGAGCTGTTGAAAGGCGGCTTGCTGCATGAAGATGTTGAAACCGTTGCTGGCAACGGTTTGAGCCGTTATACCCAAGAGCCTTTCTTGGAAGAGGGCAAGCTGGTATATCGCCCAGGTCCTGAAAAATCCCATGACAGCAATGTCATTGCTAGCTTTGCAGCACCGTTTGAATCTCACGGTGGTACAAAAGTGCTGACGGGCAACTTAGGCCGCGCCGTGATGAAAACCTCTGCGGTGCCTGCTGATAACCAAATTATTGAAGCTCCTGCGGTGGTATTCCACAGCCAGCACGACGTGGTTCCTGCGTTTGAAGCCGGTAAACTGGACAAAGACTGTGTGGTCGTTGTGCGTTATCAAGGCCCACGCGCTATCGGTATGCCTGAACTGCACAAACTGATGCCACCATTAGGCGTTCTGATGGATCGCGGACTGAAAGTGGCATTGGTCACCGATGGCCGTCTGTCTGGCGCTTCTGGCAAAGTCCCATCAGCAATCCATGTTACCCCTGAGGCTTATTCAGGTGGTCTGCTGGCGAAAGTCCGTGACGGCGATATGGTTCGTGTTAACGGTAAAACCGGCGAGCTTACTTTGCTGGTGGATGAGGCTGAATTGGCGAGCCGTGAACTGGTTCACCCGGATTTGTCTGAACTGCACGATGGTTCAGGCCGTGAGATGTTTGCCGCGCTGCGTGAACAGCTCTCCGGTGCCGAAGAAGGCGCTAGCTGCATTAAATTCTATTAA
- a CDS encoding bifunctional 4-hydroxy-2-oxoglutarate aldolase/2-dehydro-3-deoxy-phosphogluconate aldolase — MKNWKVSAESIMTAGPVVPVIVIKKIEQAVPLAKALVAGGVRVLEVTLRTECAVEAIRLIAKEVPEAIVGAGTVTNAKQLADVTEAGAQFAISPGLTADLLKAATAGSIPLIPGISTVSELMLGMDHGLKEFKFFPAEANGGVKALQAIAGPFSHVRFCPTGGINPQNYRDYLALKSVLCIGGSWLIPNDALDNGDYARITELAKEAVAGAKA; from the coding sequence ATGAAAAACTGGAAAGTAAGCGCCGAGTCAATCATGACAGCCGGCCCGGTTGTACCTGTAATCGTTATTAAAAAAATTGAGCAGGCCGTGCCTTTGGCAAAGGCGCTGGTTGCCGGTGGCGTTCGTGTGCTGGAAGTGACCCTGCGTACCGAGTGTGCGGTTGAGGCTATTCGCCTGATCGCCAAAGAAGTTCCAGAAGCTATCGTGGGCGCGGGTACCGTTACCAACGCTAAACAGCTGGCTGACGTCACCGAAGCCGGTGCTCAGTTTGCTATCAGCCCAGGCCTAACTGCTGATTTGCTGAAAGCAGCGACTGCGGGTTCAATCCCACTGATCCCTGGTATTAGCACCGTTTCAGAATTGATGCTGGGTATGGATCACGGCTTGAAAGAATTCAAATTCTTCCCAGCTGAAGCTAACGGCGGCGTTAAAGCATTACAGGCTATCGCTGGCCCATTCTCTCACGTTCGTTTCTGCCCAACTGGCGGTATCAACCCACAAAACTATCGTGACTATCTGGCACTGAAAAGCGTGCTGTGCATCGGTGGTTCTTGGTTGATCCCTAACGATGCGTTGGACAACGGCGACTACGCACGTATCACTGAACTGGCTAAAGAAGCGGTTGCAGGCGCAAAAGCGTAA
- the mdtJ gene encoding multidrug/spermidine efflux SMR transporter subunit MdtJ, with the protein MIYWIFLACAIAAEIIGTLSMKWASLSGGMTGNIVMLVMITISYILLSFAVKRVALGVAYALWEGIGILFITLFSVLWFDESMSMMKLMGLVTLIAGIALVKSGTVKTKKPSAKTGEQKSAVAMKNKPAQTKTNVGGNHATA; encoded by the coding sequence ATGATTTATTGGATCTTTTTGGCATGTGCCATCGCGGCCGAAATTATCGGTACGCTATCAATGAAGTGGGCGAGTCTGAGCGGCGGCATGACGGGTAATATCGTTATGCTAGTTATGATCACCATCTCTTATATCTTACTTTCTTTTGCGGTGAAGCGTGTTGCCTTAGGCGTTGCTTATGCACTGTGGGAAGGTATCGGTATTCTGTTTATTACCTTGTTCAGCGTACTGTGGTTTGACGAAAGTATGTCCATGATGAAATTGATGGGCTTGGTTACGCTGATTGCGGGTATCGCGCTGGTTAAATCGGGTACGGTCAAAACTAAAAAACCATCTGCCAAAACAGGTGAACAGAAAAGCGCCGTAGCGATGAAAAACAAACCTGCGCAAACAAAAACTAACGTAGGAGGCAATCATGCAACAGCTTGA
- the mdtI gene encoding multidrug/spermidine efflux SMR transporter subunit MdtI: MQQLEWFHIAWLAFAVVLEILANIFLKWSDGFRRIWMGLLSLAAVLGAFSSLSQAVKGIELSVAYALWGGFGIAATVAAGWILFGQRLNKKGWAGLTLLLAGMIMIKLA; encoded by the coding sequence ATGCAACAGCTTGAGTGGTTCCATATCGCGTGGTTAGCATTTGCAGTCGTATTAGAAATTTTAGCTAATATCTTCCTAAAATGGTCAGACGGTTTCCGCCGTATCTGGATGGGGTTGCTGTCGTTGGCCGCGGTGTTAGGTGCATTTAGCTCCTTGTCACAGGCGGTAAAAGGTATCGAACTGTCTGTCGCGTATGCGCTGTGGGGCGGTTTTGGTATCGCGGCCACGGTGGCTGCCGGTTGGATACTGTTCGGCCAGCGTTTGAATAAAAAAGGTTGGGCGGGGCTAACCCTGCTGCTGGCTGGCATGATTATGATTAAGCTGGCGTAA
- a CDS encoding MalY/PatB family protein, with translation MKTNFDVVINRHATGSVKWDFMDRYQNMHTHNLLPMWVSDFDFACPPKVLEALHQRVDHGVFGYSERDEGYYSALINWFTRRHQLAIHPDWICSIEGVVPGLSLLIQMLSQSGDSVVVQGPYYGSFAKIIQLNQRKLLENPLIEDSEQGYIMDYAHLETLFREQKPALFLLCNPHNPTGRCWSRDELTQLLTLCEKYDVTVLSDEIWADLLLPGSTFTSVLHLGERWHSRVVAATSASKTFGLSSLRISNFLIPNKDIKSRFIERLNAHGLDVFNALSMEAASAAYRSSAQWLDEMLAYLAANREWFVEQVKTHLPWANISPAQGTYLIWMDCRSLNVNDDELKAIMTDCAGIAPSMGAGFGPHGSGFIRLNLGCPRRYLELAIEGLMRIKPQL, from the coding sequence ATGAAAACTAATTTTGATGTTGTTATCAATCGCCACGCGACCGGCTCGGTGAAATGGGATTTCATGGATCGCTATCAGAATATGCATACGCATAATTTGTTACCGATGTGGGTTTCTGACTTCGACTTTGCCTGCCCACCCAAGGTACTTGAAGCGCTGCATCAGCGTGTCGACCACGGCGTTTTCGGCTACAGCGAGCGCGACGAGGGCTATTACTCCGCACTGATAAACTGGTTTACCCGTCGCCATCAGTTAGCGATTCATCCCGACTGGATTTGCAGTATTGAAGGCGTGGTTCCTGGACTGTCGCTATTAATTCAAATGCTGAGTCAATCAGGCGACAGCGTCGTCGTTCAAGGGCCCTACTATGGTTCCTTTGCAAAAATCATCCAGCTCAATCAGCGAAAACTCCTCGAAAATCCCCTCATTGAAGATTCAGAGCAGGGTTACATCATGGACTATGCGCACTTAGAAACGCTATTCCGTGAGCAAAAGCCAGCGCTATTCCTCCTATGTAATCCACACAATCCAACGGGGCGTTGCTGGTCAAGAGATGAGCTTACCCAACTGCTAACGCTATGTGAAAAATATGATGTCACCGTGCTGTCTGACGAAATTTGGGCTGACCTACTATTACCTGGTTCGACGTTTACTTCGGTACTGCATCTGGGCGAGCGTTGGCACTCGCGCGTAGTTGCGGCCACCTCCGCCAGTAAAACTTTTGGCCTATCTTCATTACGGATCTCTAACTTCCTGATCCCCAATAAAGACATAAAGTCTCGCTTCATTGAGCGTTTAAACGCGCACGGCTTAGACGTATTCAATGCACTTTCCATGGAGGCAGCCAGCGCAGCTTACCGCAGCTCAGCCCAGTGGCTGGACGAGATGTTGGCCTATCTGGCGGCTAACAGAGAGTGGTTTGTCGAACAGGTTAAGACTCATTTACCGTGGGCGAATATATCACCGGCGCAGGGAACCTATCTTATTTGGATGGACTGCCGCTCGCTAAACGTTAACGATGACGAGTTAAAGGCGATCATGACTGATTGCGCGGGCATTGCACCCTCCATGGGCGCTGGATTCGGCCCTCACGGCTCGGGCTTTATTCGCCTAAATCTGGGTTGCCCTCGTCGCTACCTTGAACTGGCGATTGAAGGTTTAATGCGCATCAAACCTCAGCTTTAA
- the nhaC gene encoding Na+/H+ antiporter NhaC, giving the protein MNAKENNNKKTLSLGLALIPIISMLTLLIVGYGVMGLRIEPLLLCSAAIAAGLAYWQGYCWDDVINSIVSKLAKAMPVVMILICVGGLIGTWMFSGTIPYMVYWGLKLISPQYILIAAFFLTSIVSVCTGTSWGSAGTVGVALMGVASGLDVSLPAAAGAVVSGAYFGDKISPLSDSTNFAAIVADTTLFEHIQHLMYTTIPSFILAAIVYLIAGHSSMLGEVATPQRVTDIITALDGLYHFNIVLILPPVIVLWGAFGKKPVIPLMLSACVLAIILGVWLQGLSVKQGLDAFMDGFNLSMFPQGSEGIIADVPRLLNRGGLFSMMSTILLVFCAFSFAGALTLTGSLTIIINRLLTVIHSVGQLIAATIGTTILVTGATSDGKLALLVPAELYQDAYRRMGLDTKNLSRTIEDAGTVMEPLIPWTAAGVYMATTLGVSTLDLLPWAVQCYSAIFFALIYGFTGFGIAKTQPAPQMAK; this is encoded by the coding sequence ATGAATGCGAAAGAAAACAACAACAAAAAAACGCTCTCTCTCGGGCTGGCTTTAATCCCCATAATTTCCATGCTGACGCTGCTCATCGTAGGCTATGGTGTGATGGGGTTGCGTATCGAACCTCTGCTTTTATGCTCTGCCGCCATCGCAGCGGGTTTAGCCTATTGGCAAGGCTATTGTTGGGATGATGTGATTAACTCCATCGTTAGCAAATTGGCTAAAGCGATGCCCGTTGTAATGATCCTTATCTGCGTCGGTGGGCTAATCGGCACATGGATGTTCAGCGGCACCATTCCATATATGGTGTATTGGGGATTAAAACTCATCAGTCCACAGTATATTTTAATTGCCGCTTTCTTCTTAACCAGCATAGTGTCTGTGTGCACGGGAACCTCGTGGGGCTCAGCTGGCACCGTGGGTGTCGCCTTGATGGGCGTGGCTTCAGGGTTGGATGTTTCCTTGCCCGCTGCGGCTGGCGCGGTAGTATCAGGCGCGTATTTTGGTGACAAAATCTCTCCGCTGTCTGACTCGACTAACTTCGCGGCTATCGTCGCCGATACCACGCTGTTTGAGCATATCCAGCATTTGATGTACACCACCATCCCTAGCTTCATCCTAGCCGCCATTGTTTATTTGATTGCAGGACACAGCAGTATGCTGGGAGAAGTGGCCACACCTCAGCGCGTCACCGATATTATTACTGCGCTGGACGGCCTCTACCATTTCAATATTGTGCTAATTCTTCCTCCGGTCATTGTGTTGTGGGGCGCGTTCGGTAAAAAACCCGTCATACCATTGATGCTCTCTGCCTGTGTTTTAGCCATTATTCTTGGGGTTTGGCTTCAAGGCTTAAGTGTTAAGCAAGGTCTAGACGCCTTCATGGATGGCTTTAATCTTTCTATGTTCCCGCAAGGCTCTGAAGGCATTATCGCTGACGTACCTCGCCTACTAAATCGTGGTGGCTTGTTCTCCATGATGAGCACCATTCTACTGGTCTTCTGCGCATTCTCATTCGCTGGAGCCCTAACGCTCACGGGTTCTCTGACGATAATCATCAATCGCTTACTGACTGTGATCCACTCTGTTGGCCAGCTGATTGCAGCCACTATTGGCACCACCATTCTGGTAACCGGCGCGACCAGCGACGGCAAGCTGGCGCTGCTGGTTCCTGCCGAACTTTATCAAGATGCTTATCGTCGCATGGGGCTTGATACCAAAAACCTTTCACGCACCATCGAAGATGCCGGTACGGTCATGGAGCCGCTGATCCCATGGACCGCTGCCGGTGTCTATATGGCAACCACGCTCGGCGTGAGCACGCTCGATTTATTGCCTTGGGCGGTTCAATGCTACTCGGCCATTTTCTTTGCCCTAATTTACGGCTTCACCGGTTTTGGTATTGCCAAGACTCAACCTGCCCCGCAGATGGCAAAATAG
- a CDS encoding LacI family DNA-binding transcriptional regulator, which translates to MATMKDVALHAGVSTATVSRVINQTSYVEPVTRERVEKAMRDLNYRRNAAALALAKRSGDMLGLLTGNLADPFFARLARGVEEVARQQGFRLMVCSGGHQAELEKTGLDFLINQGCEAIVVHATRMSDQELIRYSAHSPAMVIVNRYIASSANRCVWLDNQSAAQEATRHLLQKGHRCIACVTSDLPIDDRQQRLEGYRIALAEYGITPEKNWIISVPFNEEGGEIAAQKLLDSGVPFTAAFTFNDVMAAGMMRALHQRDIRLPEQLSLIGFDDVVLARYLYPALTTMHYPIERMARRAAMLAIQLSQQQTPPPRSLRFEAGLVERDSVIGLSQSI; encoded by the coding sequence ATGGCGACGATGAAAGATGTAGCCCTACATGCAGGTGTCTCTACGGCAACCGTATCGCGGGTTATTAATCAGACATCTTACGTTGAGCCGGTAACCAGAGAGCGGGTGGAGAAAGCCATGCGCGACCTGAATTACCGGCGTAACGCCGCGGCGCTGGCATTAGCGAAACGTAGCGGTGACATGTTAGGGCTATTAACAGGGAATTTAGCCGACCCGTTTTTTGCCCGCTTGGCTCGAGGGGTTGAGGAAGTTGCTCGCCAACAAGGCTTCCGTCTTATGGTATGCAGTGGAGGTCATCAAGCCGAACTTGAAAAAACAGGATTAGATTTCCTGATTAATCAAGGCTGCGAGGCCATTGTCGTTCACGCAACTCGCATGTCCGATCAGGAGCTGATTCGCTACAGTGCGCATTCTCCGGCTATGGTGATCGTTAATCGCTATATCGCCTCCTCGGCAAATCGCTGTGTCTGGTTAGACAATCAGTCGGCGGCGCAAGAAGCTACCCGCCATCTGCTGCAAAAAGGCCATCGCTGTATTGCATGCGTCACCTCAGACTTACCGATTGACGATCGACAACAACGGCTCGAAGGCTATCGCATAGCGCTGGCAGAGTACGGTATCACGCCGGAAAAAAACTGGATTATCAGCGTCCCATTTAATGAAGAAGGCGGTGAGATCGCGGCGCAAAAGCTGTTAGATAGCGGCGTTCCTTTCACTGCGGCCTTTACCTTTAACGATGTGATGGCGGCAGGCATGATGCGCGCATTGCATCAGCGTGATATTCGCTTGCCGGAACAACTCTCGCTCATTGGGTTTGACGATGTGGTCTTAGCGCGGTATCTCTATCCGGCTTTGACAACCATGCACTATCCTATCGAACGCATGGCCCGTCGTGCCGCGATGCTCGCCATTCAACTTTCTCAACAACAAACCCCACCGCCCCGCTCCCTACGTTTCGAAGCTGGGTTAGTCGAGCGCGACTCGGTTATTGGTTTAAGTCAGTCAATTTAG
- a CDS encoding RidA family protein → MSIERINPEKRWSDATVFNDTIYYTSVPENLDDDATSQTANALAAIDMILNQLGTDKTRILDATIFLADGDDFQAMNAAWDAWVPAGKAPVRCTVQAKLMNPKYKVEIKIIAAR, encoded by the coding sequence ATGTCTATTGAACGTATCAATCCAGAAAAGCGCTGGTCTGACGCCACTGTCTTCAACGACACTATCTATTACACCAGCGTTCCTGAAAATCTGGACGACGATGCAACGTCACAGACCGCCAACGCATTGGCCGCTATTGATATGATCCTGAATCAGCTGGGCACGGATAAAACCCGCATTCTTGATGCCACCATTTTCTTGGCTGACGGCGACGATTTTCAGGCAATGAACGCCGCATGGGATGCTTGGGTGCCCGCAGGTAAAGCGCCAGTACGCTGTACCGTTCAGGCCAAATTGATGAACCCTAAATACAAAGTTGAAATCAAGATTATCGCGGCACGTTAA
- a CDS encoding monooxygenase: MTVLLQIDFKMPGEMLGDRLAEMATPLAQSITQEPGFISKIWTENVDAGEAGGIYLFSDKTSAEQYAAMHIKRVAQMGATDIRSRIFDINVPLTHITRGNLKPAS, translated from the coding sequence ATGACCGTATTATTGCAAATCGATTTTAAAATGCCGGGAGAAATGCTAGGTGATCGCTTGGCCGAAATGGCAACGCCGTTGGCGCAGAGCATCACGCAAGAGCCGGGTTTTATCTCAAAAATCTGGACTGAAAATGTCGATGCCGGTGAAGCCGGTGGTATTTACCTGTTCAGCGATAAAACGAGCGCGGAGCAATACGCCGCTATGCACATCAAACGTGTGGCACAGATGGGCGCGACCGATATTCGCAGCCGCATTTTTGATATTAACGTTCCTCTAACGCATATTACGCGTGGGAATCTTAAACCGGCAAGCTAA
- a CDS encoding ATP-dependent DNA helicase gives MTDDFAPDGILTKAIRGFKPREAQQHMAEAVTKAIQFKEELVVEAGTGTGKTYAYLVPALRSGAKVIISTGSKALQDQLYARDLPTVRDALKFAGKLALLKGRSNYLCLERLEQQSMVGGELASDALSDLMHLRGWSIQTEDGDVSNCHGVSEDSTIWPLVTGTNDNCLGSDCPQYKDCFVVKARRRAMDADIIVVNHHLFLADLVVKETGFGELIPDADVMIFDEAHQLPDIASQYFGQQLTSRQLMDLAKDITIAYRTEVRDTAQLQKCADRLSQSAQDFRLALGDPGYRGNLREALALPEVQRALVLLDDALELCYDVVKMSLGRSALLDAAFERATLYRNRLKRLRDVSIPGYSYWYECNSRHFVMALTPLTVAEKFSEVMKEKPGSWIFTSATLAVNDDVSHFTARLGLNKAKSLLLPSPFDYANQAMLCVPRFLPTPNQRGAARQLARMLRPVIEANEGRCFFLCTSHAMMRDLAEEFRATMTLPVLLQGETSKPRLLAEFVAAGNALLVATSSFWEGVDVRGDTLSCVIIDKLPFTSPDDPLLKARIEDCRIRGGDPFAEVQLPDAVITLKQGVGRLIRDTSDRGVVIICDNRLVMRPYGEVFLNSLPPAPRTRDLNKVITFLKAGSQPEAD, from the coding sequence GTGACAGACGATTTCGCGCCCGATGGCATCCTAACTAAAGCGATACGGGGTTTTAAACCGCGTGAAGCACAACAACATATGGCCGAAGCTGTCACCAAAGCGATTCAATTCAAAGAAGAGTTAGTGGTTGAAGCGGGAACCGGAACGGGGAAAACCTATGCTTATTTGGTTCCTGCCCTGCGTTCTGGCGCAAAAGTGATTATCTCTACCGGTTCTAAAGCGCTACAGGATCAGCTGTATGCCCGCGATTTGCCCACCGTTCGCGATGCGTTGAAGTTCGCAGGAAAGCTTGCCTTACTGAAAGGGCGCTCGAACTATTTATGTCTCGAGCGTTTAGAACAACAATCTATGGTTGGCGGCGAGTTGGCTTCTGATGCGCTATCCGATCTTATGCACCTGCGCGGTTGGTCAATCCAAACGGAAGACGGTGACGTCAGTAACTGCCATGGCGTATCGGAAGACAGTACGATCTGGCCACTCGTCACCGGCACCAATGACAACTGTTTGGGCAGCGACTGCCCACAATACAAAGATTGTTTCGTCGTCAAAGCGCGTCGTCGGGCGATGGATGCTGACATCATCGTGGTGAACCACCATCTGTTTTTAGCCGATCTGGTGGTGAAAGAAACCGGATTTGGTGAGCTTATCCCCGATGCTGATGTCATGATCTTCGATGAAGCCCATCAGCTACCTGATATCGCCAGCCAGTATTTCGGCCAGCAATTGACCAGCCGCCAACTGATGGATTTGGCTAAAGACATTACGATTGCCTACCGCACGGAAGTTCGTGACACCGCACAGCTGCAAAAATGCGCCGACAGACTAAGCCAGAGCGCGCAAGATTTTCGTCTGGCGCTCGGCGATCCCGGCTATCGCGGAAATTTACGTGAGGCTTTAGCATTACCGGAAGTGCAGCGTGCCTTGGTGCTGCTCGATGATGCTTTAGAGCTTTGCTATGACGTGGTGAAAATGTCCCTCGGACGTTCAGCGTTACTCGACGCCGCGTTTGAGCGAGCCACGCTATACCGTAACCGCTTGAAGCGCCTGCGTGATGTGTCGATTCCCGGCTATAGCTACTGGTATGAATGCAACTCACGCCATTTTGTGATGGCGCTGACGCCGCTCACCGTGGCGGAAAAATTCAGTGAAGTCATGAAAGAGAAGCCGGGCTCATGGATCTTCACCTCGGCAACGCTGGCGGTGAACGACGATGTTTCTCATTTCACGGCGCGGTTAGGTTTAAATAAAGCCAAAAGCTTATTACTGCCGAGCCCGTTCGATTACGCCAACCAAGCGATGCTGTGCGTGCCTCGCTTTTTACCCACGCCGAATCAGCGTGGCGCGGCGCGTCAACTGGCGAGAATGTTAAGGCCGGTGATTGAGGCTAACGAAGGGCGCTGTTTCTTCCTGTGTACGTCACACGCCATGATGCGTGATTTAGCGGAAGAGTTTCGAGCCACGATGACGCTGCCGGTGCTATTACAAGGCGAAACCAGTAAACCTCGCTTACTGGCCGAGTTCGTGGCTGCCGGTAACGCATTGTTAGTCGCCACCAGTAGTTTCTGGGAGGGGGTAGACGTGCGCGGTGATACGTTATCCTGCGTCATTATCGATAAGCTCCCGTTTACCTCACCGGACGATCCGTTGCTGAAAGCGCGAATCGAAGACTGCCGAATTCGCGGCGGCGATCCTTTTGCCGAAGTGCAACTGCCTGATGCGGTGATTACGCTCAAACAGGGCGTGGGGCGTTTAATTCGTGATACCAGCGATCGCGGCGTGGTGATTATTTGTGATAATCGCTTAGTCATGCGCCCTTACGGTGAAGTTTTCCTAAATAGCCTACCGCCTGCGCCGCGAACGCGGGATCTGAATAAGGTGATTACGTTCCTTAAAGCCGGTAGCCAACCCGAGGCCGATTAA